The proteins below are encoded in one region of Fervidicoccaceae archaeon:
- the ileS gene encoding isoleucine--tRNA ligase: protein MRLSWQPGASYDPSAIEREVKDFWRRISLYEKLKYKGRGPKFYFLDGPPYASAKSIHLGTVWNKVIKDAVLRYKRMRGFDVWNKPGYDTHGLPIEVLVERSLKLKSKKEIEERVGIENFVKLCRSLVDENIAYMTRQFEDIGSSFDWENPYVTYRNEYIESGWWLIKKAWERGLLSRELRVVHWCPRCETTLADYEVSEYAELEDPSVYVKLKVRGTSKSNEYLVVWTTTPWTLPANAFVMASPHLDYARVRVGDEILILAEKRVEEVMKEIGVPYEVIERFPGTSLEGFSYEHPLEDVVDAQQLLKPYHVVVMAAEAVSAHEGTGLVHAAPGHGDVDFEVASRLNIPVVSLVDERGRMSEDAGIFRGMHFREEANDKILEELKRRGALLHASKIRHRYPICWRCKSPLLLRASTQWVIRVTAIKDRLLEEARKIRWIPEWARSRFENLLAELRDWVISRQRYWGIPLPIWVCERCGQIAVVGSRRELEELGGEAPSDLHRPWIDRVSLTCSVCGGRMKRTPDVADVWFDSGIAFFASLGEPPGGETWRGLAPVDLVIEGHDQVRGWFFSLLRSGLLALDAAPYSAVLVHGFLLDEQGREMHKSLGNYVEFEELVTKYPRDAIRLWLLQSTLWEDLRFSYRSLEQARRDLTVAWNVFNFAATYMSLDGFDPEVHTLKELRQHMKVEDLWLLSRYARLFRRYIENMEAYELHAAVRELRRFIVEDLSHWYVRIIRRRVWTEGESKDKFAAYAALYTVLKGWLLMAAPFLPFMTEYLYQHFVRPFVSNSKESIHLERLEEAPGEYVNEELEKSAEIVRAMVEDVLALRARAGLKLRQPISRVVVAPKTDEARSAVHLMSDILRELANAKELAMVSLEELRILESSGGYVACSSASYELAIDARLSLDLLYEGLAKELVRRVQHTRKQLALNVEEYIELWVEGDEELLEAAKRWERYVKEETRAVSLTYGGRPPDGAHVVEWDIDGKRLLIGVKRRGATSQSFKSPETAGETEPR, encoded by the coding sequence ATGAGGCTCTCCTGGCAGCCTGGAGCAAGCTACGACCCCTCGGCAATCGAGAGAGAAGTGAAAGACTTCTGGAGGAGGATAAGCCTCTACGAGAAGCTCAAATACAAGGGCAGAGGACCGAAGTTTTACTTCCTCGATGGGCCCCCCTACGCTTCGGCCAAGAGCATACACCTCGGAACAGTCTGGAACAAGGTCATCAAAGACGCCGTGCTTAGGTACAAGAGGATGAGAGGATTCGACGTCTGGAACAAGCCCGGCTACGACACGCACGGCCTCCCGATAGAAGTGCTCGTCGAGAGGAGTCTGAAGCTCAAATCGAAGAAGGAAATCGAGGAGCGGGTCGGAATAGAGAACTTCGTGAAGCTGTGTAGAAGCCTCGTTGACGAGAACATCGCCTACATGACGAGGCAGTTCGAGGACATAGGATCCTCGTTCGATTGGGAAAACCCCTACGTAACGTACAGAAACGAGTACATAGAGAGCGGCTGGTGGCTCATAAAGAAAGCGTGGGAGAGAGGCCTCCTGAGTCGCGAGTTGAGAGTGGTGCACTGGTGCCCACGATGCGAGACCACGCTCGCGGACTACGAGGTCTCAGAATACGCGGAGCTCGAGGATCCCTCGGTCTACGTCAAGCTGAAAGTGCGCGGTACATCGAAATCGAACGAGTACTTAGTAGTATGGACGACCACTCCCTGGACTCTGCCGGCCAACGCCTTCGTGATGGCTAGCCCACATCTCGACTACGCGCGCGTGCGAGTCGGAGACGAGATCCTGATCTTGGCGGAGAAGAGAGTCGAAGAAGTGATGAAGGAAATCGGAGTCCCCTACGAGGTTATTGAGAGGTTCCCGGGTACCTCGCTCGAAGGCTTCAGCTACGAGCACCCACTGGAAGACGTCGTCGACGCGCAGCAACTCCTCAAGCCTTACCACGTCGTGGTCATGGCCGCAGAGGCGGTATCGGCCCACGAGGGCACGGGCTTGGTGCACGCCGCTCCCGGCCACGGCGACGTGGACTTCGAAGTGGCCTCGAGGCTGAATATACCGGTCGTCTCGCTAGTCGACGAGAGAGGGCGCATGAGCGAGGACGCCGGGATTTTCCGGGGAATGCACTTCCGAGAGGAGGCCAACGACAAGATACTCGAGGAGCTCAAAAGACGCGGCGCACTTCTCCACGCATCGAAGATCAGACACAGGTACCCCATTTGTTGGAGGTGCAAGAGCCCTCTACTCTTGCGCGCTTCGACGCAATGGGTGATTCGCGTCACCGCCATCAAGGACAGGCTCCTGGAGGAGGCCAGGAAGATCCGGTGGATCCCCGAATGGGCCAGGAGCAGATTCGAGAACCTCTTAGCTGAGCTGCGGGATTGGGTGATCAGTAGGCAGAGGTATTGGGGCATCCCGCTTCCAATATGGGTGTGCGAGAGATGCGGTCAAATCGCGGTGGTTGGGAGCAGGAGAGAGCTCGAGGAGCTAGGAGGAGAAGCGCCGAGCGACCTCCACAGGCCGTGGATAGACCGGGTCTCACTCACCTGCAGCGTTTGCGGAGGCCGAATGAAGCGTACCCCCGACGTGGCGGATGTGTGGTTCGATAGCGGCATAGCATTTTTCGCTAGCCTGGGCGAACCCCCCGGCGGAGAGACGTGGAGGGGGCTCGCTCCGGTCGATTTGGTGATCGAGGGGCACGACCAAGTAAGAGGATGGTTCTTCAGCCTTCTCAGGAGCGGGCTGTTAGCTCTGGACGCCGCGCCCTACTCGGCGGTGCTGGTGCATGGCTTCCTCCTCGACGAGCAAGGGCGTGAGATGCACAAGAGTTTGGGCAATTACGTCGAGTTCGAGGAACTGGTAACCAAGTACCCCAGAGACGCTATACGCCTCTGGCTCCTCCAGAGCACTCTGTGGGAGGACCTGAGGTTTTCGTATAGATCGCTCGAGCAGGCGAGACGTGATCTGACGGTGGCTTGGAACGTGTTCAACTTCGCCGCCACGTACATGTCGCTGGACGGCTTCGACCCCGAGGTCCATACGCTCAAGGAGCTCAGGCAACACATGAAAGTCGAGGATCTCTGGTTGCTCTCGAGATACGCCAGACTCTTTCGAAGATACATCGAGAATATGGAGGCCTACGAGTTGCACGCGGCTGTGAGGGAGCTGAGGAGATTCATAGTCGAAGACCTGAGCCATTGGTATGTAAGGATCATCAGGCGGAGGGTGTGGACCGAGGGGGAGTCCAAGGACAAGTTCGCCGCCTACGCCGCGCTTTACACTGTCCTGAAAGGCTGGCTCCTGATGGCCGCACCATTCCTGCCATTTATGACCGAGTACCTCTATCAACACTTCGTCAGACCCTTCGTTTCAAATTCCAAGGAATCGATACACTTGGAGAGACTCGAGGAGGCACCGGGGGAGTACGTGAACGAGGAGCTCGAGAAGTCCGCGGAGATAGTGAGAGCGATGGTCGAGGACGTCCTCGCCCTGAGAGCGAGGGCCGGACTGAAGCTCCGCCAGCCTATATCCAGAGTCGTAGTAGCCCCCAAGACCGACGAGGCTCGCAGCGCCGTCCACCTAATGAGCGATATTCTTCGAGAGCTCGCGAACGCTAAGGAGCTCGCCATGGTGAGTCTCGAAGAGCTGAGAATCTTGGAGTCCTCCGGCGGATACGTCGCGTGCTCTAGTGCGAGCTACGAATTGGCAATCGACGCGAGACTCTCACTCGATCTGCTCTATGAGGGTCTAGCGAAGGAGCTTGTGAGGCGAGTCCAGCATACGCGCAAGCAGCTAGCTCTCAACGTAGAAGAGTACATAGAGTTATGGGTAGAAGGTGACGAAGAGCTGCTCGAAGCAGCCAAAAGATGGGAACGCTATGTGAAAGAGGAGACGAGAGCCGTGAGCTTGACGTATGGAGGTCGCCCCCCCGACGGCGCTCACGTCGTCGAGTGGGACATCGATGGCAAGCGCCTCCTCATAGGAGTTAAGAGAAGAGGGGCGACTTCGCAATCTTTTAAATCGCCCGAGACCGCAGGAGAGACCGAGCCGCGGTAG
- a CDS encoding DNA-directed RNA polymerase subunit H, with the protein MPSGSKFNVLDHRLVPKHERVPLHEVPRVLRELGVEPTQLPLIKASDPAARAVGARPGELVKIVRRGTTGGPIVVYRFVVVG; encoded by the coding sequence ATGCCTTCAGGCTCGAAGTTTAACGTGCTAGACCACAGGCTCGTCCCTAAGCACGAGCGCGTGCCTCTCCATGAGGTCCCCCGAGTGTTGAGAGAATTGGGGGTTGAGCCGACTCAGCTCCCTCTCATAAAAGCGAGCGACCCGGCGGCCCGCGCCGTCGGGGCCAGGCCGGGCGAGTTGGTCAAGATCGTGAGGAGAGGAACGACGGGAGGTCCCATAGTGGTATATAGATTCGTTGTGGTGGGGTGA